Sequence from the Pradoshia eiseniae genome:
ATAGATCAATGGAGAAGTTTTATTTTCACATCCAATAAACATTGTTTTTAATTTTACACAAGAATATGGACTTGACTGGAAAGGGTGGGCTTTGCCTGGCTTTCCCCATCTTTCGTCCACCCTTTCCCCACCTTCTTACACATAGCCTGGGCGAAGGGGGGGGCTTTGCCTGGCTTTCCCCATCGTTCATCCACCCTATTTCGTTCTTTTGAAATCACTTCATATATACAAAAAGCTCCCTGCCTCAGCCGGGAGCTTCATTACATTCATGATTGACTATCTAATTTTCGAAAAAGCATATAAGAATACCCTGTCGGCACCGCCGCGACCATCGCTGTGACAGATAAAATGATGAACATCTCATAGCGAGCCGGCAGGAATAAAGTAAGCATCATAATGATACCACCCACCATAAATAGCTTGCCGCCGAGCCGGTGTGTTTTTCTCCAGATGGTTTCATCCATCAAGGTCCATGGGGTGCGGATTCCAAAGAAGAAGTTTTGCTTTGCCTGCTGCATATAATTGCCCATAATCAAGAATAAAAGGCCGACGAGCGGTCCTGCCAGACTTTCCATCGGGATATCATAACCGAGCGAGAAAAGGAGAATAAGCATGTTAATCAAAAAGAAAAAGACCATCATACTTAGAATAGAGATTGAATATGCCTTCGAGAAATATTGGTAATTCTTTTTCTTCGGGTCAATTTTCGGTATAACAGTCAGTAACAGGTAGATGCCGATCATGAGAACATGCAATGTGATTAAGGCCATCACCTTGGATTGATAGCCATCAGGCCCTTCACCAATTGACCAATGAATTGGTATCTGTTCTGGCAAAGATGGGTAGAAGAATAGCCATGTAAAGAAAGAGATGGTTATAAGGCTGATGGGCAATAAATGTTTTTTCATATAATCCCCCCCATTTTCTTAAATTTTTTTCTCTGAGCCTGTAATATCGTAAACCCACGAAATCAGCTCTTGCAAAACGGTAGTATTAAGCGAGTAATAGACATACTGGCCTTTTTTGATATCATGGACAAGGCCCGCTCCCTTTAAGATTTTCAGATGCTGGGAGATACTTGGCTTAGACATGTTAAAATGCTGGTGAATCTCACCGGCAGTCATGTCCCCGTCTTTTAATAAGTCCAGAATTTTTCTTCTCGTTGGGTCTGATAATGCTTTAAAGGTATCGTTCATCTTTATCCCCGCTTTTTAGTCTGCTCACAATATAAGTATTTAAGTAATTACTTAAATGTTACTAAATTTAAACAGAATTGTAAAGAGACATTTGAATGACTCCGTAAAAAAACAGCAAGCTCATGTTGAGCTTGCTGTTTTATTTCCCCCACTCTCCAGGATTACCCTTCCATCGTCTTAAACTTTCGAGCTCATCTTCTAAGATGAATTTCTTTTCTTTCGCCACTTCGGTCAATGTTGAGAAATCAGTAAGCGAGAAGTAAGGGATATCCGCTTCCGTAAATGCTTCCCTCGCTCTTTCCAATTCATAGGTGAAAATGGAGACGACTCCTTCGACAACACAGCCTGCCTCCCTCAACGACCGAACACATTTGATGGAGCTTCCGCCAGTAGAGATCAAGTCCTCCACCACAACAACCTTATCACCCTCCTGAACGATTCCTTCAATTTGGTTTCCTTTTCCATGTCCTTTTGCGCTGGAGCGTACATAGACCATTGGAAGGTCGAGGATTTCACTGACCCATGCAGCATGAGGGATTCCCGCTGTTGCCGTTCCTGCGATGACGTTAGCATCCGGGAAGTTTTTCTGAATAAGCTCCGCAAGCCCTTGGGCAATTTCCTTCCGTACAGACGGGTAGGACATGGTCAAGCGATTGTCGCAATAAATGGGCGATTTCAATCCGGAAGACCAAGTGAACGGGTCGTTCGGCTTCAGCGATACGGCCTTAATGGATAATAAATGCTCTGCAATTGCTTGTTTGCTCATAGCGCTCTCTCCCATTCTCGTAAGATTGTATGATAGGCTGCCCGCGGATCTGCCGCTTCTGTGATTGATCTGCCGACAACGATAAAGTCACTCGTTTGTTTTCGTGCTTCTGATGGGGTTGCAATTCGTTTTTGATCACCCTTTTCATCATCTGCCAAACGGATTCCTGGAGTCACCGTTAGAAAATCCATCCCTACTCTTTTATGTATGTCATAGGCTTCATGAACGGAGCAAACAACTCCGTCAAGCTTGGCTGTCTTGGCAAGTTTCCCGTAGTGCAGCACACTTTCGCTTAAAGATCCTTGGATCATTTGTTCTTTTTGCATCTGCGACTCTGTCGTGCTTGTCAGCTGCGTAACAGCAATGCATAATGGCCTCTTTTGTCCTAGTGAAGTTCCTTTATCTAGTCCTTCCAATGCCGCTTCCATCATGGCCTGCCCGCCCGCTGCGTGCACATTGACCATATCAGCCCCAAGCCCAGCAAGCCGCTCCATGGCTTTTTTAACGGTGTTAGGGATGTCATGCAATTTCAAATCCAAAAAGACGTCATGCCCCATTGCCTTAATGGCAGTCACGATAGAAGGACCTTCCGCATAATAAAGCTCCATTCCAATCTTCACCGCTAATTTTTCATCTGGGAACCATTTTAATAATTGCAGGGCCTCTTCCTTCCCAGCAAAGTCAAGGGCGATAACCGGTATATTGTTCATGCTTCCTCCAGCTCCTTCCCGTGCATTCTGAAATATGCTCATATCCGAGTGATGTTAACAGCTCAGGCAAGGTATCAATAATTTCCGGGCAAACGAACGGATTAACGAAATTCGCCGTACCCACTGCGACAGCACTAGCGCCCGCAAGGAAGAATTCCAATACATCCTCCGCAGTTGAGATTCCTCCCATGCCAATGATCGGAATGGACACATTTTGCGACACATCATGAATCATACGAATGGCTACAGGTTTAATCGCCGGACCTGACAAGCCCCCAGTCTTATTGGCTAAAACCGGCTTTGCCGTTTTTAAATCAATGCGCATGCCGACAAGCGTGTTAATCATCGTCAGGCCATCGGCCCCGCCGCTCTCTACTGCCTTAGCAATGGACACGATATCACTGACATTTGGTGAAAGCTTCACATAGACAGGCACCTCTGAGACGTTTTTGACTGCTTTCGTCAGTTCCTTGGCCGTCTCTGGGTCGGTACCGAATTGGATTCCGCCGCATTTTACATTTGGGCAGGATATATTCAGTTCAAGGGCGTGGACGTTTGGTGCCTTGCTGATTTCCTTCGCTGTTTCCACGTAGTCCTCCATGGCTGTACCAGCCACATTGGCAATAATCGGGACATCAAATGTATCGAGCCATGGAAGCTCTTCAGCCATCACCTTATGAAGCCCGGGATTCTGCAGGCCAATCGCGTTCAGCATACCGGCATTCGTCTCAGCCACGCGCGGAGTCGGATTGCCAAAACGCGGTTCAAGTGTCGTTGATTTGATCATAATTGC
This genomic interval carries:
- a CDS encoding SdpI family protein; amino-acid sequence: MKKHLLPISLITISFFTWLFFYPSLPEQIPIHWSIGEGPDGYQSKVMALITLHVLMIGIYLLLTVIPKIDPKKKNYQYFSKAYSISILSMMVFFFLINMLILLFSLGYDIPMESLAGPLVGLLFLIMGNYMQQAKQNFFFGIRTPWTLMDETIWRKTHRLGGKLFMVGGIIMMLTLFLPARYEMFIILSVTAMVAAVPTGYSYMLFRKLDSQS
- a CDS encoding autorepressor SdpR family transcription factor; the protein is MNDTFKALSDPTRRKILDLLKDGDMTAGEIHQHFNMSKPSISQHLKILKGAGLVHDIKKGQYVYYSLNTTVLQELISWVYDITGSEKKI
- the pyrE gene encoding orotate phosphoribosyltransferase — protein: MSKQAIAEHLLSIKAVSLKPNDPFTWSSGLKSPIYCDNRLTMSYPSVRKEIAQGLAELIQKNFPDANVIAGTATAGIPHAAWVSEILDLPMVYVRSSAKGHGKGNQIEGIVQEGDKVVVVEDLISTGGSSIKCVRSLREAGCVVEGVVSIFTYELERAREAFTEADIPYFSLTDFSTLTEVAKEKKFILEDELESLRRWKGNPGEWGK
- the pyrF gene encoding orotidine-5'-phosphate decarboxylase: MNNIPVIALDFAGKEEALQLLKWFPDEKLAVKIGMELYYAEGPSIVTAIKAMGHDVFLDLKLHDIPNTVKKAMERLAGLGADMVNVHAAGGQAMMEAALEGLDKGTSLGQKRPLCIAVTQLTSTTESQMQKEQMIQGSLSESVLHYGKLAKTAKLDGVVCSVHEAYDIHKRVGMDFLTVTPGIRLADDEKGDQKRIATPSEARKQTSDFIVVGRSITEAADPRAAYHTILREWERAL
- a CDS encoding dihydroorotate dehydrogenase, with amino-acid sequence MTNSLKIDLPGLHLKNPIMPASGCFGFGREFSNLYDLSKLGAIMIKSTTLEPRFGNPTPRVAETNAGMLNAIGLQNPGLHKVMAEELPWLDTFDVPIIANVAGTAMEDYVETAKEISKAPNVHALELNISCPNVKCGGIQFGTDPETAKELTKAVKNVSEVPVYVKLSPNVSDIVSIAKAVESGGADGLTMINTLVGMRIDLKTAKPVLANKTGGLSGPAIKPVAIRMIHDVSQNVSIPIIGMGGISTAEDVLEFFLAGASAVAVGTANFVNPFVCPEIIDTLPELLTSLGYEHISECTGRSWRKHEQYTGYRP